The following proteins are encoded in a genomic region of Sorangiineae bacterium MSr12523:
- a CDS encoding thioredoxin domain-containing protein encodes MGSHENRLAKEASPYLLQHAKNPVDWYPWGPEALERAAREDRPILLSIGYSACHWCHVMERESFEDPDIAQAMNELFVNIKVDREERPDLDQIYQLVVQLMGQNGGWPLTVFLTPDKKPFFGGTYFPPHDRYGMPGFPKVLQAISSAYRERRGEVDLQAAELTRAIAQATATEKEGAEAAAVHALSAKERLARAVAKLSPRFDARHGGFGSRPKFPNTMSVDLLLRYAALDGDVPSRAHVSITLDAMRAGGIYDHLGGGFHRYSTDERWLVPHFEKMLYDNALLLRLYTDGARGLEEPRYAETAREIATYVAREMTDAGGGFYATQDADSEGVEGKFFVWSRDEIKTALAADSSQDDVDSHQATQLALAYFDVTDKGNFEETGKTVLHTPRALETVARDLGMTHEHAKGLLARIQAKLFEVREERVKPFRDEKILAGWNGLLIGALADASIALDAPEMLALAERAFGFLRARLLDGGRVLRHVKGDIVKGPGFLDDHAYVGNAAVDLYEATGKTEYMTAARAMADSLLQHFADRDKGGFFFTPNDGEALIHRAKDPYDQAVPSGQAMACLLLLRLGSLVEASYAEPAVAELERLAPAALENPFGLGQTLAVLDRLARGAVDVVVVGKRDDARTQALAREAFRAYLPNRNVAWLDPNDAASREACAALAEGKEPKGEAPVAYVCRGRTCSLPVSNAAALRELLTEGK; translated from the coding sequence ATGGGATCGCACGAAAATCGGCTCGCGAAGGAAGCGTCACCGTACCTGCTTCAACATGCGAAAAATCCGGTCGACTGGTATCCGTGGGGCCCCGAGGCGCTCGAGCGCGCGGCCCGCGAGGACCGGCCGATCCTGCTGTCGATCGGCTACTCCGCCTGCCACTGGTGCCACGTGATGGAGCGCGAAAGCTTCGAGGATCCGGACATCGCGCAGGCGATGAACGAGCTCTTCGTGAACATCAAAGTGGACCGCGAGGAGCGGCCGGATCTCGATCAGATCTACCAACTGGTGGTGCAGTTGATGGGGCAGAACGGCGGCTGGCCACTCACGGTGTTCCTCACGCCGGACAAAAAGCCGTTCTTCGGCGGCACGTACTTCCCGCCGCACGACCGCTACGGGATGCCGGGCTTCCCCAAGGTGCTGCAGGCGATTTCGTCGGCGTACCGTGAACGGCGCGGTGAGGTGGATCTGCAGGCCGCCGAGCTGACGCGGGCCATTGCCCAGGCAACCGCCACCGAGAAGGAAGGCGCCGAGGCCGCGGCAGTGCATGCCCTGTCGGCCAAGGAGCGGCTCGCGCGGGCGGTGGCCAAGCTTTCGCCGCGTTTCGATGCGCGCCACGGTGGCTTTGGCTCGCGGCCCAAGTTCCCCAACACGATGTCCGTGGATTTGCTCCTGCGCTACGCGGCGCTCGACGGGGACGTGCCGTCGCGTGCGCACGTGTCCATCACCTTGGATGCGATGCGGGCGGGCGGTATCTACGACCATCTCGGCGGTGGGTTCCATCGCTACTCGACGGACGAGCGCTGGCTCGTTCCGCACTTCGAGAAGATGCTCTACGACAACGCGCTCTTGCTCCGGCTCTACACCGATGGCGCACGCGGGCTCGAGGAGCCGCGGTATGCCGAAACGGCACGCGAGATTGCGACGTATGTCGCACGCGAGATGACCGACGCAGGCGGAGGCTTTTACGCGACGCAAGATGCCGACAGCGAAGGCGTCGAGGGGAAGTTCTTCGTATGGTCGCGCGACGAGATCAAGACGGCGCTGGCGGCCGATTCTTCGCAAGACGACGTCGATTCGCACCAGGCTACGCAGCTTGCGCTCGCGTACTTCGACGTGACGGACAAAGGGAACTTCGAGGAAACGGGAAAGACCGTGCTTCATACGCCGCGTGCACTGGAAACGGTGGCGCGGGACCTGGGCATGACGCACGAGCATGCGAAAGGCTTGCTCGCGCGCATTCAGGCGAAGCTCTTCGAAGTGCGCGAAGAGCGCGTAAAGCCGTTCCGCGACGAGAAGATCCTCGCGGGATGGAACGGGCTGCTCATCGGCGCGCTGGCGGATGCATCGATCGCGCTGGATGCGCCGGAGATGCTCGCCCTCGCGGAGCGCGCATTCGGCTTTCTGCGGGCGCGGTTGCTGGACGGGGGGCGCGTGCTCCGGCACGTGAAGGGCGACATCGTGAAGGGCCCCGGCTTCCTCGACGACCATGCATACGTCGGCAATGCCGCCGTCGATCTGTACGAGGCAACGGGAAAGACCGAGTACATGACGGCCGCGCGCGCGATGGCGGATTCGTTGCTCCAGCACTTCGCGGACCGCGACAAGGGTGGCTTCTTCTTCACGCCGAACGACGGCGAGGCGCTGATCCACCGCGCCAAGGATCCGTACGATCAGGCCGTGCCGAGCGGGCAAGCGATGGCATGCTTGCTCCTGCTTCGCTTGGGAAGCTTGGTGGAAGCTTCGTACGCGGAGCCGGCGGTGGCCGAGTTGGAGCGGCTTGCGCCGGCGGCGTTGGAGAATCCGTTCGGCCTCGGGCAGACATTGGCGGTGCTCGATCGGCTGGCCCGCGGGGCCGTCGATGTCGTCGTGGTGGGAAAGCGCGACGATGCGCGCACGCAGGCGCTGGCGCGCGAGGCCTTCCGCGCGTACCTCCCGAACCGCAATGTGGCCTGGCTCGACCCGAACGACGCGGCCTCGCGAGAAGCTTGTGCGGCGCTGGCGGAGGGCAAGGAACCCAAGGGCGAGGCGCCCGTGGCCTACGTCTGCCGCGGGCGAACGTGCTCGCTGCCGGTGTCGAACGCGGCAGCGCTGCGGGAGCTTCTTACCGAGGGGAAATAG
- a CDS encoding MarR family transcriptional regulator produces the protein MPRAARSSRESQDQDAVALAQRTLLEGVGAEVAASFPGVTRLGGQIVAALYLAEGPVSMDELSLTLGRSKSNIFGNLKNLEAAGIVERQRISGERFDAYSLRGKYPDVIIGAYLARLRRVVADKRALSQRALSLLGDARGKEAEALRTRLHDLSRKYDRFGVLFEALLPGIDGPFDLESLLDAVPVNVISVLASLTRRAAGLTAGLTPPREKRNGKK, from the coding sequence ATGCCTCGGGCAGCTCGCTCTTCTCGCGAATCCCAAGACCAGGATGCGGTCGCGCTGGCCCAGCGGACCCTGCTCGAAGGTGTCGGTGCCGAGGTCGCTGCAAGCTTTCCCGGCGTCACGCGCCTCGGCGGGCAAATCGTGGCGGCGCTTTACTTGGCCGAAGGCCCCGTCTCGATGGACGAACTGAGCCTTACGCTCGGTCGCTCCAAGAGCAACATCTTCGGCAACCTGAAGAACCTCGAGGCGGCCGGCATCGTGGAGCGCCAGCGCATCTCCGGCGAGCGCTTCGATGCCTACTCGCTTCGCGGCAAGTACCCCGATGTCATCATCGGCGCCTACCTCGCGCGCCTGCGCCGGGTCGTCGCCGACAAGCGCGCCCTCTCCCAGCGCGCGCTTTCGCTGCTAGGCGATGCCCGCGGCAAGGAGGCCGAGGCCCTCCGCACGCGCCTTCACGATCTCTCGCGCAAGTACGACCGCTTCGGTGTTCTCTTCGAAGCGCTGCTGCCCGGCATCGATGGCCCGTTCGATCTGGAGTCGCTCCTCGACGCCGTTCCGGTCAACGTCATCTCGGTGTTGGCGAGCCTCACCCGCCGCGCCGCCGGCCTCACGGCGGGTCTCACCCCCCCACGCGAGAAACGCAACGGCAAGAAATAA
- a CDS encoding FHA domain-containing protein, whose protein sequence is MDQAKNFVCRSCSTPVPMGHKFCGRCGAAVPPEILNARTQFFGQLQVPGKAKLILIRGEGVEGLSYQLNAEQHIVGRNGQLVFPDDPFVSPKHANLFYRSGKLVVRDEGSLNGVFLRVRGTVDIAVGDHFLAGEQLFRIDATPKQADGPAPDGTYFYSSPKHQSPFRITQLLQGGATGMTVCARNQGLQIGREGGDLNFPTDLYMSASHCKLEENTGRLTLTDLNSRNGTYVRLKGERELTHGDYLFIGRKLLRVEITAA, encoded by the coding sequence ATGGATCAAGCGAAAAACTTCGTCTGCAGGTCGTGCTCGACCCCCGTGCCGATGGGGCACAAGTTCTGCGGTCGGTGCGGTGCCGCGGTTCCTCCCGAGATCTTGAATGCGCGGACGCAGTTTTTCGGTCAGCTCCAGGTTCCGGGCAAAGCCAAGCTCATTTTGATCCGCGGCGAAGGGGTCGAAGGGCTCTCGTACCAGCTCAACGCCGAGCAACACATCGTGGGTCGCAACGGGCAGCTCGTCTTCCCCGACGATCCCTTCGTGTCGCCGAAGCACGCGAACCTGTTCTACCGAAGCGGCAAATTGGTGGTGCGCGACGAGGGCTCGCTCAACGGCGTGTTCCTGCGCGTGCGCGGCACCGTCGACATCGCGGTGGGCGATCACTTCCTCGCGGGTGAGCAGCTCTTTCGCATCGACGCCACGCCGAAACAGGCCGACGGCCCCGCACCCGATGGCACGTACTTCTATTCGTCCCCGAAGCACCAGAGCCCCTTCCGCATCACGCAGCTGCTGCAAGGCGGCGCCACGGGCATGACGGTGTGTGCGCGCAACCAGGGATTGCAGATCGGGCGCGAAGGCGGGGATTTGAACTTCCCGACGGATCTCTACATGAGCGCCTCGCACTGCAAGCTGGAGGAGAACACCGGGCGGCTGACGCTGACGGATCTCAACAGCCGCAATGGGACGTACGTCCGTCTCAAGGGCGAGCGCGAGCTCACGCACGGGGATTACCTGTTCATCGGGCGCAAGCTGCTGCGCGTCGAGATCACGGCAGCGTAA
- a CDS encoding ATP-binding protein: protein MLRLKTRIFLWFLAAIVFAMGTSTLTVALMRPEAPPVPSGMMGRNIASRLETLWDDAGAAENYIAEMRELSGYAFELRRDPHAIPENARRGRGRGPFLFDRERNGYIPVMRHGEILGAVAFPANIPNTRWWRLFAGLLAGALVLALAADRVARDLARPLERVADAAHRFGGGELGARTGVGGASASKPVSDEVHQVASAFDAMAERVERTLRDQRELLAAISHELRSPLGRARVALEIAREQQGTTALDRVERQLVDVDAILSDLLAVTRAGLTDLRTEKVGYLAWVRARMATERPGDVELVIEDESIETAQVTIDGALLGRALHNLLANARAHGHPETEPLLVEVSRTSDGKLRTTVRDRGPGFAPELLPRIFDPFVRGDVARVRPESSATGGTGLGLALVRRIIEAHGGSVFAQNGKNGAEVGFDLVLG from the coding sequence GTGCTTCGCCTGAAGACGCGCATCTTTCTCTGGTTTCTCGCGGCCATCGTCTTCGCCATGGGCACGAGCACCCTCACCGTCGCGCTCATGCGCCCCGAGGCCCCGCCCGTGCCCAGCGGCATGATGGGGCGCAACATCGCCTCGCGGCTGGAGACCCTCTGGGACGATGCCGGCGCGGCCGAAAACTACATCGCCGAGATGCGCGAACTCTCCGGCTACGCTTTCGAGCTGCGCCGCGATCCGCACGCCATCCCGGAGAATGCGCGCCGCGGTCGCGGACGTGGCCCCTTTCTGTTCGACCGGGAACGCAACGGCTACATCCCCGTCATGCGCCATGGCGAAATCCTGGGCGCGGTCGCATTCCCCGCGAACATCCCCAACACGCGCTGGTGGCGTCTTTTTGCCGGTCTGCTCGCCGGAGCCCTGGTGCTCGCGCTGGCAGCGGATCGCGTTGCACGCGATCTGGCGAGGCCGCTCGAGCGCGTGGCAGATGCGGCGCATCGTTTCGGCGGCGGGGAGTTGGGCGCGCGTACGGGCGTCGGTGGCGCGTCCGCCAGCAAACCCGTGTCCGACGAAGTGCACCAAGTGGCCAGCGCCTTCGACGCGATGGCCGAACGCGTCGAGCGCACCCTGCGCGATCAGCGGGAGCTGCTCGCGGCCATCAGTCATGAACTGCGCTCCCCGCTCGGGCGTGCGCGCGTGGCGCTCGAAATCGCGCGGGAGCAGCAAGGCACCACCGCACTGGATCGCGTGGAGCGGCAGCTGGTCGACGTGGACGCCATCCTGTCGGACCTTTTGGCGGTCACACGTGCGGGGCTCACGGATCTGCGCACGGAAAAAGTGGGCTACCTCGCCTGGGTGCGGGCGCGCATGGCCACCGAGCGCCCCGGCGATGTGGAGCTCGTGATCGAGGACGAAAGCATCGAAACGGCGCAGGTGACCATCGATGGAGCGTTGCTCGGGCGGGCGCTGCACAACCTGCTCGCGAATGCCCGGGCCCATGGGCATCCCGAAACAGAGCCGTTGCTCGTCGAGGTCTCGCGCACGTCGGATGGGAAGCTCCGCACCACGGTCCGCGACCGCGGGCCTGGCTTTGCGCCCGAGCTTTTGCCGCGAATCTTCGACCCATTCGTGCGGGGGGATGTCGCTCGGGTCCGGCCGGAATCGTCCGCAACCGGAGGGACGGGCCTCGGTTTGGCCCTGGTTCGGCGCATCATCGAGGCTCATGGGGGGTCCGTCTTTGCCCAGAACGGCAAAAATGGCGCAGAAGTGGGCTTCGACCTCGTGCTCGGATAG
- a CDS encoding response regulator transcription factor produces the protein MIRALLIDDDEELARLLREYLATHQVELEHAATGPKGLERLARPAAAAVDVVLLDVMLPGMDGFAVCRTIRETRPELPILMLTARGDDNDRIVGLELGADDYVPKPYNARELLARMKAVLRRTRGGSPQAADVQRRAANMGDVLEVGDLRVDVPGHAAALGEKAVPLTSFEFRVLVALARRAGETVTREELAAAVKGGGDAAATAGYDPSVDRSLDVHISHLRQKLGDDPRDPRRIRTVRGVGYVLVQPAR, from the coding sequence ATGATTCGAGCGCTCCTGATTGACGATGACGAAGAACTCGCGCGGCTCTTGCGCGAATACCTGGCGACCCACCAAGTCGAGCTGGAACACGCCGCCACCGGACCCAAGGGGCTGGAACGGCTCGCCCGCCCGGCAGCCGCAGCCGTCGATGTCGTCTTGCTGGACGTCATGCTGCCGGGAATGGATGGGTTTGCCGTATGCCGCACCATCCGCGAAACCCGGCCTGAGCTGCCCATCCTGATGCTGACGGCCCGCGGGGACGACAACGATCGCATCGTTGGCCTCGAGCTGGGGGCCGACGATTACGTCCCCAAACCGTACAACGCACGTGAACTGCTCGCGCGCATGAAGGCGGTCCTCCGGCGCACTCGCGGAGGTTCGCCGCAGGCGGCCGATGTTCAACGCCGAGCCGCGAACATGGGCGACGTGCTCGAGGTGGGCGATCTCCGGGTCGACGTCCCCGGGCATGCGGCGGCGCTCGGAGAAAAAGCCGTGCCGCTGACGTCGTTCGAGTTTCGCGTGCTCGTTGCCCTGGCGCGGCGGGCCGGTGAGACGGTGACGCGTGAGGAGCTCGCGGCGGCGGTCAAAGGAGGAGGCGATGCGGCAGCGACCGCCGGCTATGATCCCTCGGTGGATCGCTCGCTCGACGTGCACATCAGCCACCTGCGGCAAAAACTTGGGGACGATCCGCGCGATCCGCGTCGGATCCGAACGGTGCGCGGCGTAGGCTACGTGCTCGTGCAGCCCGCGCGGTGA
- a CDS encoding PilZ domain-containing protein: MELRRTPRAPIDLVVEFVSKAKEADRRTGRAKDISLGGMFVETVDPPGFGDEVVIELTLPGQRSAFAIPGVVRWTHPHGMGVQFRTLSARETFAITEIVRASEGR, encoded by the coding sequence GTGGAGTTACGTCGGACGCCGCGTGCCCCCATCGATCTGGTCGTCGAGTTCGTGTCCAAAGCCAAAGAGGCGGACAGGCGCACGGGGCGCGCCAAGGATATTTCGCTCGGTGGCATGTTCGTCGAGACCGTCGATCCTCCAGGCTTCGGCGACGAGGTCGTGATCGAATTGACGTTGCCTGGGCAACGTTCAGCCTTTGCGATACCGGGCGTCGTTCGGTGGACACATCCCCATGGAATGGGCGTCCAATTCCGAACCTTGAGCGCCCGGGAGACGTTTGCCATCACCGAGATCGTGCGCGCGAGCGAAGGCCGGTAG
- a CDS encoding FecR family protein: MRRDRKTALDVILREAREDLVPKNRGIDGDFSAIDEKLFERIAREPVSISESRTGRERSAVRSPRLWGGVALVAAAAAAFVVFRSPTRTPIENTLVQGTQIGTQPTEVSPNAAPERARGESAASLRERQGTGEIRIAGTAVEPGHTLALSESVETADARAIFISGPESRPAVTWLLEERSRVEVQHAQLPLVLTLTKGAVEAQVAPVDHGEAFAVDIDGVRVAVHGTHLRVSREGGHVAVDLTEGVVAVGPIPSAGLTEGTVVNAPAHVEFETADISGSFRLDRTPTSIRTPVQLGGHRPDASRPQLRETLAREKTPDVRTASAPAAPMKPEEIIAKGVRACVASQLREATVRVTVSSKLSLKVAEDGSVYFARFNPPLAPEAQECASRIIYKTRFPHGGDVEIPLSSE; this comes from the coding sequence ATGAGACGCGATCGAAAGACGGCACTCGACGTCATACTGCGCGAAGCCCGCGAGGACTTGGTTCCCAAGAACCGCGGCATCGATGGAGATTTCTCCGCCATCGACGAGAAGCTCTTCGAACGCATCGCCCGCGAGCCCGTCTCCATTTCGGAGTCACGAACGGGACGCGAGCGGAGTGCGGTGCGATCGCCCCGGCTCTGGGGCGGCGTTGCGTTGGTGGCAGCGGCCGCGGCGGCGTTCGTCGTCTTTCGCAGTCCGACCCGAACGCCCATCGAGAATACCCTCGTGCAGGGCACGCAAATCGGAACGCAGCCCACCGAGGTTTCCCCGAACGCAGCCCCCGAACGAGCACGCGGTGAATCGGCCGCATCGCTCCGCGAACGTCAGGGCACGGGGGAGATCCGCATCGCCGGAACCGCCGTCGAACCGGGGCACACCCTCGCGCTGTCCGAGTCGGTGGAAACGGCCGATGCGCGCGCCATCTTCATCAGCGGGCCGGAATCGCGTCCCGCCGTCACGTGGCTCCTCGAAGAGCGTTCCCGCGTCGAGGTGCAGCACGCACAGCTGCCGCTGGTTCTCACGCTCACCAAGGGCGCGGTCGAAGCGCAGGTTGCTCCGGTCGACCATGGTGAAGCCTTTGCCGTGGACATCGATGGCGTCCGCGTCGCCGTGCACGGAACGCACTTGCGCGTCTCGCGCGAGGGCGGACACGTGGCGGTCGATCTGACCGAAGGCGTCGTCGCCGTCGGCCCGATCCCGAGCGCCGGCCTCACCGAGGGCACCGTGGTGAATGCACCGGCGCACGTCGAGTTCGAAACGGCCGACATCTCCGGCTCCTTCCGGCTCGATCGCACGCCCACGTCCATTCGCACGCCGGTGCAGTTGGGCGGGCATCGGCCCGATGCATCGCGCCCGCAACTGCGCGAGACACTTGCGCGCGAGAAGACGCCCGACGTACGCACCGCATCGGCACCCGCCGCGCCGATGAAGCCCGAAGAGATCATCGCCAAAGGCGTGCGCGCCTGCGTCGCGAGCCAGCTTCGCGAGGCGACCGTCCGCGTGACGGTCAGCTCCAAGCTTTCGCTCAAGGTCGCCGAGGACGGATCGGTGTACTTTGCACGCTTCAATCCACCGCTCGCCCCCGAGGCGCAGGAATGCGCCTCGCGCATCATCTACAAGACGAGATTCCCCCACGGCGGCGACGTCGAGATCCCGCTTTCAAGTGAGTGA
- a CDS encoding RNA polymerase sigma factor, whose amino-acid sequence MLGPGEASPGEAAKAYTAGAEAAAAAARTTTTKTFAVASPVAVAPVQDDAILSDAIRGNTAAFRALYARHRADVARLVYRMLGASADLDDVVQEVFFQVYRSLKDFRGQSKFSTWLHRVTVNVVLMHRRAARSRPMLTDEAPPDLSADPRVALPDEDAARRERVRAFQRLLERLPDKKRIVFVLHELEGIAPAEIAKIVDAPVLTVRTRLFYARREIEAMLADEPSLAGLKSTIDLEDGGDP is encoded by the coding sequence GTGCTTGGACCTGGGGAAGCTTCCCCGGGCGAGGCGGCCAAGGCCTACACTGCGGGTGCGGAGGCCGCCGCCGCGGCTGCACGAACAACGACGACGAAGACCTTTGCGGTTGCGAGCCCCGTTGCGGTGGCCCCCGTTCAGGACGACGCGATCCTTTCGGACGCGATCCGCGGGAACACGGCTGCGTTCCGCGCACTGTATGCGCGACACCGCGCGGACGTCGCACGGCTCGTCTATCGGATGCTGGGCGCCAGTGCGGACCTCGACGATGTCGTCCAGGAAGTCTTCTTCCAGGTCTATCGCAGCCTCAAAGATTTTCGCGGACAGTCGAAATTCTCCACCTGGCTTCATCGTGTGACGGTCAACGTCGTTCTCATGCATCGGCGCGCGGCCCGCAGCCGCCCCATGTTGACGGACGAGGCCCCGCCCGATTTGAGTGCGGATCCACGCGTGGCGCTCCCAGACGAGGATGCAGCGCGTCGAGAACGCGTTCGTGCTTTTCAGCGGCTGCTGGAGCGGCTGCCCGACAAGAAACGCATCGTCTTCGTTCTGCACGAGCTCGAAGGGATCGCCCCTGCGGAGATTGCAAAGATCGTCGACGCACCTGTACTTACCGTGCGCACCCGTCTGTTCTATGCACGGCGTGAGATCGAAGCGATGTTGGCCGACGAACCGTCGCTCGCCGGGCTAAAATCTACGATCGATCTGGAGGACGGGGGGGATCCATGA
- a CDS encoding DNA internalization-related competence protein ComEC/Rec2, producing MYVDPVLAVGLAMTSGALLRHHAAEVLAVAVACLVCVHLTKGRALLMTVLVALGLGVGWLRAGHAIAAHEDVLARVGEDAPGIQRCDGTARVVGSPVRMGGSVRWLGEVLDVSCGERTIRTPFQASLYDTDVAGEPLARGDRVAFVAQLGPPERLTNFDTSDPLPAEVRRGAVRSGGLLDRHLLARGRGPPAWIDRTRAAVRTRIDATFPADTAPMARAMVLGENDLTSDDAAAFRGSGLSHLLAVSGMHLVLVVLGLTRLLRACFIRIEGISARIDAGRLADAVGIVVSFLYADFAGSSGSALRAAWMTSVILLARLLARRGDGARALGLSIVGMAWLDPLVAYDLSFVLSVLATAGLFVFRPAMANAFSSALRLPGKLAQPLAATLGATVACAPVTSLLSTTLPLGGVLANLLAVPVGEIVSLPLCLVHALLAPLPMAERGCAWVASLALATVRGIARAFARIGWLSIEIPPPTSAQLAVLAFALLAWGLLQRSSRRLVVMATCLALCVALEIPARRDGAPSGKLRVTFLDVGQGDAALIDLPNGEAMLIDGGGIVGSPVDVGARVIAPTLRARRRDALALVVLSHPHPDHFGGLPTGLDGIAVRALWDTGQGEREGTGGAYAAWLRTSRAKGTLVQRPETLCGVHAIGGVTVEVLAPCPEASADRGPNDNSFVLRIGYGSRHILFTGDAEREEEGDLLRLPAGALRADVLKVGHHGSRTSTSADFVAAIRPEWAIISAGARNRFGHPAGITLATLHAAGVRTYRTDRHGAVLVETDGRSISVRSAE from the coding sequence ATGTACGTCGATCCCGTGCTGGCGGTGGGGCTCGCCATGACGAGCGGCGCCTTGCTGCGTCATCACGCGGCAGAGGTGCTTGCGGTCGCGGTGGCTTGCCTCGTGTGCGTGCACCTCACCAAGGGGCGAGCTCTCCTCATGACGGTCCTGGTGGCGCTTGGCCTGGGTGTCGGTTGGCTTCGCGCCGGTCACGCCATCGCGGCGCACGAAGACGTGCTGGCCCGGGTGGGGGAAGACGCACCGGGCATTCAACGCTGCGATGGCACTGCGCGGGTCGTCGGTTCCCCGGTGCGCATGGGAGGTTCCGTGCGCTGGCTGGGCGAGGTGCTGGATGTCTCGTGCGGCGAGCGCACCATTCGCACGCCGTTTCAGGCCTCGTTGTACGACACCGACGTTGCGGGTGAGCCCCTTGCGCGCGGCGATCGGGTGGCCTTCGTCGCTCAGCTGGGCCCCCCGGAACGGCTGACCAACTTCGACACGAGCGATCCGCTTCCGGCGGAGGTGCGGCGAGGTGCCGTTCGTTCCGGAGGTCTTCTCGATCGACACCTGCTCGCGCGCGGGCGTGGGCCGCCGGCCTGGATCGATCGCACCCGGGCGGCCGTGCGCACGCGCATCGATGCGACGTTCCCCGCCGATACCGCGCCCATGGCACGAGCCATGGTGCTCGGCGAAAACGATCTCACCTCGGACGACGCCGCGGCCTTCCGCGGGAGCGGGCTGTCGCACCTTCTTGCCGTTTCGGGCATGCACCTCGTTCTCGTGGTGCTGGGGCTGACGCGCCTCCTGCGCGCGTGCTTCATTCGCATCGAGGGCATCTCGGCGCGCATCGATGCCGGTCGCCTCGCCGATGCCGTGGGCATCGTCGTCTCGTTTCTCTATGCCGATTTCGCCGGCTCGAGTGGCTCGGCGCTTCGCGCGGCGTGGATGACCAGTGTGATCCTTTTGGCGCGGCTTCTCGCCCGCCGAGGTGATGGTGCGCGTGCCCTCGGCCTCTCCATCGTCGGGATGGCCTGGCTGGACCCGCTCGTGGCGTACGATCTGTCCTTCGTGCTCTCCGTTTTGGCGACGGCGGGTCTGTTCGTCTTTCGTCCGGCCATGGCCAATGCGTTCTCGAGCGCGCTGCGCCTTCCGGGAAAGCTTGCGCAGCCGCTGGCCGCGACCTTGGGCGCCACGGTGGCATGTGCACCGGTGACGTCCCTGCTTTCGACGACGCTGCCCCTCGGCGGCGTGCTCGCGAACCTTCTTGCCGTTCCGGTGGGGGAAATCGTGTCGCTGCCGCTTTGTCTGGTCCATGCGCTCCTGGCACCGCTGCCCATGGCGGAGCGGGGGTGCGCTTGGGTGGCCTCGCTGGCCCTCGCCACCGTACGCGGCATCGCCCGCGCCTTCGCGCGCATTGGTTGGCTATCGATCGAGATACCGCCCCCCACGTCCGCGCAGCTCGCCGTGCTTGCGTTTGCCCTTCTTGCATGGGGGCTTCTCCAGCGCTCCTCGCGCCGGCTGGTCGTGATGGCGACCTGCCTGGCGCTCTGTGTTGCCTTGGAGATCCCCGCGCGCCGGGATGGTGCGCCCTCGGGAAAGCTGCGGGTCACCTTTCTCGATGTGGGGCAGGGCGATGCGGCGCTCATCGATCTTCCCAATGGCGAAGCCATGCTGATCGACGGAGGCGGCATCGTCGGCAGCCCGGTCGATGTCGGGGCCCGCGTCATTGCCCCCACGTTGCGTGCGCGCCGTCGCGACGCCCTTGCGCTCGTGGTGTTATCGCATCCGCACCCGGACCATTTCGGGGGCCTTCCCACGGGGCTCGATGGCATCGCCGTGCGCGCGCTTTGGGACACGGGTCAGGGGGAGCGCGAAGGCACCGGTGGCGCGTACGCGGCATGGCTTCGCACGTCGCGCGCGAAGGGCACGCTCGTGCAGCGGCCGGAGACGCTCTGCGGGGTTCACGCCATCGGCGGGGTCACCGTGGAGGTGTTGGCGCCGTGCCCGGAGGCATCGGCGGACCGCGGGCCCAATGACAATTCGTTCGTGCTTCGAATTGGCTACGGCTCGCGGCACATTCTTTTCACGGGCGATGCGGAACGGGAGGAAGAAGGCGATCTCTTGCGGCTTCCGGCCGGTGCGTTGCGCGCCGATGTTCTCAAGGTGGGGCATCATGGGAGCCGCACTTCGACGTCGGCCGACTTCGTCGCGGCCATTCGTCCCGAGTGGGCCATCATCTCGGCGGGGGCGCGCAACCGCTTTGGTCATCCGGCCGGCATCACGCTGGCCACGTTGCACGCGGCCGGCGTGCGCACGTACCGGACGGATCGCCATGGAGCCGTTCTCGTCGAGACGGACGGCCGGTCCATCTCCGTGAGGTCCGCCGAATGA
- a CDS encoding RpiB/LacA/LacB family sugar-phosphate isomerase: MRIALCSDEPYPVHQIIADEVKRRGHEVVPFGAVASAHDEPWAEAAEQAALAVRRGECDEGIFLCWTGTGISIAANKVEGIRAALCADPPTAAGARVWNHANVLCLSNRTLSGDVAKEILAAWFDTPPGDKGSAGVARLADVERRHRK, encoded by the coding sequence ATGCGCATCGCACTCTGTTCCGACGAGCCGTATCCGGTTCATCAGATCATCGCGGATGAGGTGAAACGCCGAGGCCACGAGGTGGTTCCCTTCGGCGCCGTGGCCAGCGCCCACGACGAGCCTTGGGCGGAGGCGGCAGAGCAAGCCGCCCTCGCCGTACGCCGAGGGGAGTGCGACGAGGGCATCTTTCTCTGCTGGACCGGGACGGGCATCAGCATCGCCGCCAACAAGGTGGAAGGGATCCGCGCCGCGCTGTGTGCGGACCCACCCACCGCAGCGGGCGCCCGCGTGTGGAACCATGCGAACGTGCTCTGCCTCTCGAACCGCACCCTGTCGGGCGACGTCGCCAAGGAGATCCTCGCCGCGTGGTTCGATACGCCTCCCGGCGACAAAGGGTCCGCCGGCGTCGCGCGGTTGGCCGACGTGGAACGGCGCCATCGCAAGTAA